A single genomic interval of bacterium harbors:
- a CDS encoding wax ester/triacylglycerol synthase family O-acyltransferase, whose protein sequence is MVAFHERLSAQDRVFLHFEEGPAHMHLGGLTLFEPGTLATPDGGIDVGRIRAHIASRLHLVPRYRQRLSWIPVVGRPVWVDDEHFDLSYHVRHTAVPRPGDDAQLKLLAGRIFSQQLDRGKPLWEIWVIEGLADGRFALLVKTHHALADGISAFDLFAALLTPEPQEHVDSPQPWRARPAPSGLVLLRDELRETARSPITLAATLLRSLRDPAALRDELMAPLRALWALVETTARPLGANPLNRPIGPHRRFDWHVQDLETVRAIRSALGGTVNDVALTVVAGAMRRLLAARGAAPDRIDFRVVVPVSVRAEDEQGVINNRVSGWMVPLPVGEPDARRRHAAVRETTARLKAVRMELGAELLGRAAEHAVPGVLGLGVRLTARLSPYNLIVTNVPGPPIPLWLLGARLCAGFPQVPLFEHQALGIALFSYDGQLCWGINTDWDGVSDPGEVVEALRRASAELCGAAGVREADAAASAVG, encoded by the coding sequence GTGGTCGCCTTCCATGAGCGCCTGTCCGCGCAGGACCGCGTGTTCCTGCACTTCGAGGAGGGGCCGGCGCACATGCACCTCGGCGGGCTGACCCTCTTCGAGCCCGGCACGTTGGCCACACCCGACGGCGGCATCGACGTCGGCCGCATCCGCGCCCATATCGCGTCCCGCCTCCACCTCGTGCCGCGCTACCGGCAGCGGCTCTCGTGGATCCCCGTCGTGGGGCGTCCGGTGTGGGTCGACGACGAGCACTTCGACCTGAGCTACCACGTGCGTCATACCGCCGTGCCGCGTCCGGGCGACGATGCCCAGCTGAAGCTGCTCGCCGGCCGCATCTTCTCGCAGCAGCTCGACCGCGGAAAGCCGCTCTGGGAGATCTGGGTCATCGAGGGGCTTGCCGACGGTCGCTTCGCGCTCCTCGTGAAGACGCACCACGCGCTCGCCGACGGCATCTCGGCCTTCGATCTCTTCGCCGCCCTGCTGACGCCCGAGCCGCAGGAGCACGTCGATTCGCCGCAGCCGTGGCGTGCGCGCCCGGCGCCCTCGGGGCTCGTCCTGCTGCGCGACGAGCTGCGTGAGACCGCCCGCTCCCCCATCACCCTCGCGGCGACGCTCCTGCGCAGCCTGCGCGACCCGGCCGCGCTGCGCGACGAGCTGATGGCGCCGCTACGCGCGCTGTGGGCGCTCGTCGAGACCACCGCGCGCCCGCTCGGGGCGAATCCGCTCAACCGGCCGATCGGGCCGCACCGCCGCTTCGACTGGCACGTGCAGGATCTCGAAACGGTACGCGCCATCCGCTCGGCGCTGGGTGGAACGGTGAACGACGTCGCGCTGACGGTCGTCGCCGGCGCGATGCGCCGCCTGCTGGCGGCGCGGGGGGCGGCGCCGGATCGCATCGATTTCCGCGTCGTGGTGCCGGTCAGCGTGCGGGCCGAGGACGAGCAGGGCGTCATCAACAACCGCGTCTCGGGGTGGATGGTGCCGTTGCCGGTCGGCGAGCCGGACGCGCGCCGGCGGCACGCGGCGGTGCGCGAGACCACGGCGCGGCTGAAGGCCGTGCGCATGGAGCTCGGTGCCGAGCTCCTCGGGCGCGCGGCGGAGCACGCCGTGCCCGGCGTCCTCGGCCTCGGTGTGCGGCTGACGGCGCGCCTCAGCCCCTACAATCTCATCGTCACCAACGTCCCCGGCCCGCCCATTCCGCTCTGGCTGCTCGGGGCGCGTCTGTGCGCCGGCTTCCCGCAGGTGCCGCTCTTCGAGCACCAGGCCCTCGGCATCGCGCTCTTCAGCTACGACGGCCAGCTCTGCTGGGGCATCAACACCGACTGGGACGGCGTATCGGACCCGGGCGAGGTGGTCGAAGCGCTGCGCCGCGCGTCGGCGGAGCTGTGCGGGGCGGCGGGCGTGCGCGAGGCGGACGCCGCCGCGAGCGCGGTCGGCTAG
- a CDS encoding PQQ-dependent sugar dehydrogenase, whose amino-acid sequence MRSSIGTKRVLAGVLLLALGALGARADTLSTLGDPSPASLLTIEPDWLTGVGLITDFRFLPDGRCVVVTQDGTVLVRPAGGGPLGTAGSFPVDTANEKGLLGLAVHPEFAENGQLLFYYSASNAAGGTNVARQRIVMRTLDGAGRLSDGETPLVTGLAGPLNHNGGALDVGPDGYLYIGVGDTGCNSGTPPEPIYTPTNFFGTCLADHPTAGAAGNGKILRVALDGGIPPSNPLVGATDVTACGATCGEAIAPDRLGPPREDVWAWGFRNPFRLWVDPRTGLVWVGDVGEVAYEEITIAQAGRHHGWPWREGGRGHAPSQCGVVRIGTTVGGDPILDQDCVDPVYFCRHNPIADADVDANCFAITGGLIVDGCTWPDALRGRYVFGDNATRLLWTIATTPARDGVTGARADLGRLEGAAPVALRTGPDEALYVAALPGRIVRIAPARPALCAGACTTSAECDDGDPCTSDGCDAATARCRFAPIPACGTSTTTLPPDPCPGGCDDGDACTDDVCDGTCHNTPIPGAAGVACLCAAAIPTCAEGGVPAKIARRRARACAQVARVDPSAAMRRTRPLVRKAAKGFRRAAVRATRQGGRRGLADACRTALAAHLRDAAARTQAILPGGGR is encoded by the coding sequence ATGCGGTCCTCGATCGGGACGAAGCGGGTGCTCGCAGGGGTGCTGCTGCTCGCGCTCGGCGCGCTCGGGGCGCGTGCCGACACGCTGTCGACCCTGGGCGATCCCAGCCCGGCGAGCCTGCTCACGATCGAGCCCGACTGGCTGACGGGCGTCGGGCTGATCACCGACTTCCGTTTCCTGCCAGACGGGCGCTGCGTCGTCGTCACCCAGGACGGAACCGTCCTCGTGCGTCCGGCGGGCGGCGGGCCGCTGGGCACGGCCGGCAGCTTCCCCGTCGACACCGCGAACGAGAAGGGCCTCCTCGGTCTCGCCGTGCACCCGGAGTTCGCGGAGAACGGCCAGCTGCTCTTCTACTACTCGGCGTCCAACGCCGCGGGCGGCACCAACGTCGCGCGCCAGCGCATCGTGATGCGGACCCTCGACGGCGCCGGTCGGCTGTCCGACGGCGAGACGCCGCTCGTCACCGGCCTGGCAGGCCCGCTGAACCACAACGGCGGCGCGCTCGACGTCGGACCCGACGGCTACCTGTACATCGGCGTCGGCGACACCGGCTGCAACTCGGGCACGCCGCCCGAGCCGATCTACACGCCGACCAACTTCTTCGGTACCTGTCTCGCGGATCATCCCACCGCCGGCGCGGCCGGAAACGGCAAGATCCTCCGCGTCGCGCTCGACGGCGGCATCCCGCCGTCGAACCCGCTCGTCGGCGCGACCGACGTCACGGCGTGCGGCGCGACGTGCGGCGAGGCGATCGCGCCGGACCGGCTCGGGCCGCCGCGGGAGGACGTCTGGGCGTGGGGCTTCCGCAACCCGTTCCGTCTCTGGGTGGATCCGCGCACGGGGCTCGTGTGGGTGGGGGACGTCGGGGAGGTGGCCTACGAGGAGATCACGATCGCGCAGGCGGGACGGCATCACGGCTGGCCGTGGCGCGAGGGCGGGCGCGGGCATGCGCCGAGCCAGTGCGGCGTCGTGCGCATCGGCACGACCGTCGGCGGCGATCCGATCCTCGACCAGGACTGCGTCGACCCGGTCTACTTCTGCCGGCACAACCCGATCGCCGATGCCGACGTCGACGCCAACTGCTTCGCGATCACCGGGGGGCTCATCGTCGACGGCTGTACGTGGCCGGACGCGTTGCGCGGCCGGTACGTGTTCGGCGACAACGCGACCCGGCTCCTGTGGACGATCGCGACGACGCCCGCGCGCGACGGCGTCACGGGGGCGCGCGCCGACCTCGGGCGCCTCGAGGGCGCGGCGCCGGTCGCGCTCCGCACCGGCCCCGACGAGGCGCTCTACGTCGCGGCCTTGCCGGGCCGCATCGTGCGCATCGCGCCGGCGCGCCCGGCGCTGTGCGCCGGCGCCTGCACGACGAGCGCGGAGTGCGACGACGGCGACCCGTGTACCAGCGACGGCTGCGACGCGGCGACGGCACGATGTCGCTTCGCGCCCATCCCCGCCTGCGGGACGAGCACGACGACGTTGCCGCCGGACCCGTGCCCGGGCGGCTGCGACGACGGCGATGCCTGCACCGACGACGTCTGCGACGGCACCTGTCACAACACGCCGATCCCCGGCGCCGCGGGCGTCGCCTGTCTCTGCGCCGCGGCGATCCCGACCTGCGCCGAGGGCGGCGTGCCGGCGAAGATCGCCCGGCGCCGCGCGCGGGCCTGCGCGCAGGTGGCGCGCGTGGATCCGTCGGCGGCCATGCGACGCACGCGGCCGCTGGTCCGCAAGGCCGCCAAGGGTTTCCGCCGCGCGGCGGTGAGAGCGACACGCCAGGGCGGCCGCCGCGGGCTCGCGGACGCGTGTCGTACGGCGCTCGCCGCGCACCTGCGCGACGCCGCGGCGCGCACGCAGGCGATCCTGCCGGGAGGCGGACGGTAG